The following coding sequences lie in one Rutidosis leptorrhynchoides isolate AG116_Rl617_1_P2 chromosome 6, CSIRO_AGI_Rlap_v1, whole genome shotgun sequence genomic window:
- the LOC139854933 gene encoding LOB domain-containing protein 16-like: MDHFGSYFQFKGTGLARFAAIHKVLGTSNVSKMLHQVAVADCCEALVIIAHEAQARIKDRAYGCVAYIFALQHQFVVLDRVFSVTLVTYVQRQLQSNMALLKATVIDLIKRMSSFGFIWWIKGFEVCFLQIWI, encoded by the exons ATGGATCACTTTGGTAGCTATTTTCAGTTTAAAGGAACAG GTCTGGCTCGGTTTGCAGCCATTCATAAAGTGCTTGGTACAAGTAATGTTTCGAAAATGTTGCATCAAGTGGCGGTGGCTGACTGTTGTGAGGCACTTGTCATCATTGCTCATGAAGCTCAAGCTAGGATTAAAGATCGTGCTTATGGGTGTGTTGCATATATCTTTGCCTTACAACATCAATTTGTAGTTTTGGATCGGGTTTTTTCGGTTACATTGGTCACGTATGTACAAAGACAACTACAATCTAACATGGCTTTGTTGAAAGCTACTGTCATTGATCTTATAAAGAGGATGAGTTCCTTTGGGTTCATTTGGTGGATTAAGGGGTTCGAAGTATGCTTTCTTCAAATTTGGATATAG
- the LOC139852494 gene encoding protein MOS2-like: MKLSFAVSSSKPPKPSLKSSSLNQSSSIQKQFVTEFDPSKPVPDPNSKNTYVIAPKSNEWQPHKKLKNIDLPVKSDDPNLQFEVANSSIESTDDPNITYGLNIRTKKDSDSDHGSKPNVDRVKSYSSIEDLMLNKFRNDIDRLPEDNGFDEFKDVAVEDFASALLRGYGWVEGRGIGKNAKEDVKVVEYTKRTGKEGLGFVNDMPMPPTKDINSNSNSNSNNKVAKIDTKTRKESVRNEEKRDHKGSSDRGSKRKDESNYDKSRSKRGRQADEKTSAASVKSWLTSRIRVKVISERLKRGRLYLQKGEIVDVVGRTTCDISMDKDREIIQGVDQELLETVLPKRGGPVLVLYGKHKGVYGTLQEKDMDSETAVVRDADTHALINVNFDQIAEYVGDPDDFGY, translated from the coding sequence ATGAAACTATCATTTGCTGTATCATCATCAAAACCCCCAAAACCTTCATTAAAATCATCATCACTAAATCAATCATCCTCCATCCAAAAACAATTCGTTACAGAATTCGATCCATCCAAACCCGTACCCGACCCTAATTCCAAAAACACTTACGTCATCGCTCCAAAATCCAACGAATGGCAACCTCACAAAAAACTAAAAAACATCGATCTCCCTGTCAAATCCGACGATCCTAATCTTCAATTTGAAGTCGCTAATTCATCAATCGAGTCAACCGATGACCCGAACATCACTTACGGTCTCAATATCCGTACGAAAAAGGATTCCGATTCGGATCATGGATCCAAACCGAATGTGGACCGGGTCAAATCTTATTCGTCGATTGAGGACTTGATGTTGAATAAATTTAGGAATGATATTGATAGGTTACCTGAGGATAATGGATTTGATGAATTTAAAGATGTTGCGGTTGAGGATTTCGCGTCTGCGTTGTTGCGAGGTTATGGTTGGGTTGAAGGACGAGGAATCGGTAAGAATGCGAAAGAGGATGTTAAAGTTGTCGAGTATACGAAACGAACCGGTAAAGAAGGGTTAGGGTTTGTTAATGATATGCCAATGCCACCAACTAAAGATAtcaatagcaatagcaatagcaatagcaataacAAAGTTGCGAAAATCGATACGAAAACGAGGAAAGAAAGTGTTCGTAACGAGGAAAAAAGAGATCATAAGGGTAGTAGTGATAGAGGGAGTAAACGTAAGGATGAGTCGAATTATGATAAGAGTAGAAGTAAAAGGGGTAGGCAGGCAGACGAGAAAACGAGTGCTGCTTCTGTCAAGTCTTGGTTAACGAGTCGGATTAGAGTTAAAGTTAttagtgaaagattgaaaagagggaGATTGTATTTGCAAAAAGGTGAGATTGTTGATGTTGTAGGTCGAACGACTTGTGATATATCTATGGATAAGGATAGGGAGATTATACAAGGTGTTGATCAGGAGTTACTTGAGACTGTATTGCCTAAACGTGGTGGACCTGTTCTTGTTTTGTATGGTAAACATAAAGGTGTTTATGGGACTTTACAGGAGAAGGATATGGATAGTGAAACGGCGGTTGTTCGTGATGCAGACACACATGCGTTGATAAATGTTAATTTTGATCAAATTGCTGAGTATGTTGGAGATCCTGATGATTTTGGATACTGA